One region of Flavobacterium sp. GSB-24 genomic DNA includes:
- a CDS encoding pitrilysin family protein, with translation MKKIYTFLILLFLTGIMQAQDRPQPKPGNAPVVNIKKPQTFVLANGMKVLIVENHKLPRVSFTLTLDNAPFTEGNKKGVDELTSSLIGNGTKKTTKEAFNEEIDFYGASINFTSQGAYASSLSKYSGRVLELLAEGALQPNFTQAEFDKEKAKLLEGLKADEKSVPAISNRVVDVLAFGKNHPTGEYLSEETVKNVTLADVQNNYSTYFVPENAYLVVIGDVKFKETKAAVEKLFSGWKKQNAPKNNYPDPVNPSKLQIDFVDVPNAVQSEISLVNTLNLRMSDPDFFPAVIANQILGGDFNSYLNMNLREQHAWTYGANSSIGSGKYVTKFKASSAVRNTVTDSAVVQFIKEIKRIRSERVDPEVLRNVKAGYIGRFVMQVEKPQAVARYALNIETEKLPADFYEKYIQTINNVTADDIYRVANKYFLLDNMRIVIVGKGSDVISSLEKLQIPIFYYDRFGTPIEKPSVKKEAPKDITAKTVFENYIKAIGGEKAVTSVKTLFMNGSTTIPQAPTPLTFISKLDSKGKMMVSLSMGTINLMKQVVNEKGAYVEQQGQRKNLEGKDLADMKANAAPFEELQLVKRTDLKVEGIEPINGSDAYVIKDGQTTYYYDVKSGLKTAESKIREQGGKSAAQITNFNDYREVKGVKVPYNLVQNVGFELDIKMSDIKINEGVSEADFL, from the coding sequence ATGAAAAAAATATATACTTTTTTAATCCTTTTATTCCTAACTGGAATTATGCAAGCACAAGATCGTCCACAACCCAAACCAGGCAATGCGCCAGTAGTCAATATCAAAAAACCGCAAACCTTTGTTTTAGCAAATGGCATGAAAGTTTTGATAGTTGAAAACCATAAATTACCTCGGGTAAGTTTTACGCTTACTCTAGATAATGCGCCATTTACTGAAGGTAATAAAAAAGGAGTTGATGAATTAACAAGCAGTTTAATCGGAAACGGGACTAAAAAAACAACAAAAGAAGCTTTTAATGAAGAAATTGACTTTTACGGAGCAAGTATAAACTTTACTTCGCAAGGTGCTTATGCAAGCTCATTATCAAAATATTCTGGACGCGTTTTAGAGCTTTTGGCCGAAGGTGCATTACAACCCAATTTTACTCAGGCAGAATTTGATAAAGAAAAAGCAAAACTACTTGAAGGTCTTAAAGCTGACGAAAAAAGTGTCCCTGCAATTTCTAACCGAGTTGTTGATGTTTTAGCCTTTGGAAAAAATCATCCGACAGGAGAATATCTTTCTGAAGAAACTGTAAAAAATGTAACTCTTGCAGATGTTCAGAACAACTACAGTACATATTTTGTTCCAGAAAATGCTTATTTAGTTGTTATTGGAGATGTCAAATTCAAAGAAACAAAAGCAGCGGTAGAAAAATTGTTTAGCGGATGGAAAAAACAAAACGCTCCAAAAAACAATTACCCTGATCCTGTAAATCCTTCAAAACTACAAATTGATTTTGTAGATGTTCCAAATGCTGTTCAATCTGAAATCTCACTAGTTAACACTCTTAATTTAAGAATGAGCGATCCAGATTTTTTCCCTGCTGTTATTGCAAATCAAATTTTAGGAGGTGATTTCAACAGTTATTTGAACATGAATTTACGCGAGCAGCACGCTTGGACGTACGGAGCAAACTCAAGTATTGGAAGCGGAAAATATGTGACTAAATTCAAAGCATCGTCTGCAGTTAGAAACACCGTTACAGACAGCGCTGTTGTTCAATTTATTAAAGAAATAAAAAGAATACGTTCTGAAAGAGTTGATCCAGAAGTATTAAGAAATGTAAAAGCGGGATATATAGGAAGATTTGTAATGCAGGTTGAAAAACCGCAGGCTGTTGCCCGTTATGCTTTAAACATTGAAACAGAAAAACTTCCAGCTGATTTCTATGAAAAATATATCCAAACAATCAATAACGTTACAGCTGACGATATTTATCGCGTTGCAAACAAATATTTCTTATTAGACAATATGCGTATTGTAATTGTTGGAAAAGGATCTGATGTAATTTCGAGTTTAGAAAAATTACAAATTCCGATTTTCTATTATGATAGATTTGGAACTCCAATCGAAAAACCTTCTGTAAAAAAAGAAGCTCCAAAAGACATAACAGCAAAAACAGTTTTTGAAAATTACATTAAAGCAATTGGAGGAGAAAAAGCTGTTACTTCTGTAAAAACACTTTTTATGAATGGTTCTACGACTATTCCGCAAGCTCCTACTCCATTGACTTTTATTTCAAAATTAGATTCAAAAGGAAAAATGATGGTTTCGCTTTCAATGGGAACCATTAATTTAATGAAACAAGTTGTAAACGAAAAAGGCGCTTATGTTGAACAACAAGGACAAAGAAAAAATCTGGAAGGCAAAGATTTAGCCGACATGAAAGCTAATGCAGCTCCTTTTGAAGAATTACAGCTCGTAAAAAGAACTGATTTAAAAGTAGAAGGAATTGAACCAATCAACGGAAGTGATGCTTATGTAATTAAAGACGGGCAAACAACTTATTACTATGATGTTAAATCAGGTTTAAAAACGGCAGAATCTAAAATTCGTGAACAAGGCGGTAAATCAGCAGCGCAAATCACTAATTTTAACGATTACAGAGAAGTAAAAGGAGTTAAAGTTCCTTATAATTTAGTCCAAAATGTTGGTTTTGAATTAGACATTAAAATGTCTGATATCAAAATTAACGAAGGAGTTTCTGAAGCAGATTTTTTGTAG